The following are from one region of the Mesorhizobium sp. B2-8-5 genome:
- a CDS encoding 5'-methylthioadenosine/S-adenosylhomocysteine nucleosidase (Enables the cleavage of the glycosidic bond in both 5'-methylthioadenosine and S-adenosylhomocysteine), whose amino-acid sequence MAGAVQIAGKAVLFVMAVEAEYGPHLKNLFTPLMTGVGPVEAGVRLGAELAALKGEGALPDLVVSLGSAGSRKLEQAEIYQVVSVSYRDMDASPLGFEKGATPFLDLPVTVPLPFVIPGVKAASLSTGGAIISGAAYDVIDADMVDMETFACLRACQLFGVPLVGLRGISDGAADLRHVNDWTEYLHVIDEKLAAAIDLLEQAVVSGAIRLG is encoded by the coding sequence ATGGCGGGTGCAGTTCAAATTGCCGGCAAGGCGGTTCTCTTCGTCATGGCGGTCGAGGCCGAATACGGCCCGCACCTGAAAAACCTGTTCACGCCGCTGATGACCGGCGTCGGCCCGGTCGAGGCCGGTGTCAGGCTGGGCGCCGAGCTTGCGGCGTTGAAAGGCGAGGGAGCGCTTCCGGACCTGGTTGTTTCGCTGGGCTCGGCCGGCAGCCGCAAGCTGGAACAGGCCGAGATCTACCAGGTCGTGTCGGTGAGCTATCGCGACATGGACGCTTCGCCGCTCGGCTTCGAGAAGGGCGCGACGCCTTTCCTCGACCTGCCGGTGACGGTGCCGCTGCCTTTCGTCATCCCGGGTGTCAAGGCCGCCTCGCTATCGACCGGCGGCGCGATCATTTCCGGCGCCGCCTATGACGTCATCGATGCCGACATGGTCGACATGGAGACCTTCGCCTGCTTGCGCGCCTGCCAGCTCTTCGGCGTGCCGCTGGTCGGCCTGCGCGGCATTTCCGACGGCGCGGCCGATCTCAGGCACGTCAACGACTGGACGGAATATCTGCACGTGATCGACGAGAAGCTTGCCGCTGCCATCGACTTGCTGGAGCAGGCGGTCGTCTCCGGCGCGATCCGGCTGGGATAG
- a CDS encoding PaaI family thioesterase → MAAAKIVPAPDFEERVRASFARQEAMATIGAELTLVTPGIIEIEMPYSASLTQQHGFLHAGVISTALDSACGYAAFSLMPQNSSVLTIEFKVNLLAPGRGERFLFRGSVTKPGRTIIVADGQAYAFAADGEAKLIATMTGTMMTVVGRDGIEG, encoded by the coding sequence ATGGCAGCAGCCAAGATCGTACCCGCTCCCGACTTCGAGGAACGCGTCAGGGCGTCCTTTGCCCGGCAGGAGGCAATGGCCACGATCGGCGCCGAGCTGACGCTGGTGACGCCCGGCATCATCGAGATCGAGATGCCTTATTCCGCCTCGCTTACCCAGCAGCATGGCTTCCTGCATGCCGGCGTCATTTCGACCGCGCTGGATTCGGCCTGCGGCTATGCCGCGTTTTCGCTGATGCCGCAGAATTCCAGCGTGCTGACCATCGAGTTCAAGGTGAATCTCCTCGCGCCAGGCAGGGGCGAGCGGTTCCTGTTCCGCGGTTCCGTGACCAAACCCGGCCGCACCATCATCGTCGCCGACGGCCAGGCCTATGCCTTCGCCGCCGATGGCGAGGCTAAGCTGATCGCCACCATGACCGGCACGATGATGACGGTGGTCGGCCGCGACGGAATAGAAGGCTGA
- a CDS encoding RsmB/NOP family class I SAM-dependent RNA methyltransferase, with protein MRLGGRLAAAIEILEDIGRRHRPVADALRDWGLSHRFAGGGDRAAIGNIVYDALRRKRSAGWLFGEDTPRAIGFGALLLEWGQTAQSLNDALDGDKFAPPLLDAGELKAAASRRLADAPDVVRADIPDWCAPLLERAYGEAWVEEGAALAQRPPLDLRVNTLQADRAKVLAELQGTGAAPAAIAPHGIRIPPIDGDGRHPNVQAEPAFQKGWFEVQDEGSQLAAALAGAAPGMQVLDYCAGAGGKTLALSAEMDNRGQLFAHDAEKVRLAPIFERIRRSHNRNVQVVSKPAELAPLANHMDIVLIDAPCTGSGTWRRRPDAKWRLTERQLDARKGEQQAILDTAQAFVKPGGLLVYITCSVFDAENGEQVAAFRERHEGFAPVDHRQLWDGRFPGHEGAARIGEGGGISLSPALSGTDGFYFHALRRAA; from the coding sequence ATGCGACTGGGCGGAAGGCTGGCGGCGGCGATAGAGATTCTGGAAGACATCGGCCGGCGTCACCGGCCGGTGGCCGACGCCCTGCGCGACTGGGGCCTGTCGCATCGCTTCGCCGGTGGCGGCGATCGCGCGGCAATCGGCAACATCGTCTATGACGCGCTGCGCCGCAAACGCTCGGCCGGCTGGCTGTTCGGCGAGGACACGCCGCGCGCCATCGGCTTTGGCGCGCTTCTGTTGGAATGGGGCCAGACGGCGCAGTCACTCAACGACGCGCTCGATGGCGACAAATTCGCGCCGCCGCTGCTCGACGCCGGCGAGCTGAAGGCAGCCGCCAGCCGCAGGCTGGCCGACGCGCCCGACGTGGTGCGGGCCGATATCCCGGACTGGTGCGCGCCGCTGCTCGAGCGAGCCTATGGCGAGGCCTGGGTCGAGGAAGGCGCCGCCCTGGCGCAGCGCCCGCCGCTGGATCTGAGGGTCAACACGCTCCAGGCCGATCGTGCCAAGGTGCTGGCCGAGCTCCAGGGCACGGGTGCCGCGCCGGCGGCGATCGCGCCGCACGGCATCCGCATCCCGCCGATCGACGGCGACGGCCGGCACCCCAACGTGCAGGCCGAGCCGGCCTTCCAGAAAGGCTGGTTCGAAGTGCAGGACGAGGGTTCGCAGCTTGCCGCGGCACTTGCCGGCGCCGCGCCCGGCATGCAGGTGCTCGACTATTGCGCCGGCGCCGGCGGCAAGACGCTGGCGCTGTCGGCCGAGATGGACAATCGGGGCCAGCTCTTCGCCCATGATGCGGAGAAGGTGCGGCTGGCGCCGATCTTCGAGCGCATCCGCCGTTCGCACAACCGCAACGTCCAGGTCGTCAGCAAGCCCGCGGAGCTTGCGCCGCTCGCCAACCACATGGATATCGTGCTGATCGACGCGCCCTGCACCGGCAGCGGCACCTGGCGGCGGCGTCCCGACGCCAAATGGCGGCTGACCGAGAGGCAGCTCGATGCCCGCAAGGGAGAGCAGCAGGCGATCCTCGACACCGCGCAGGCCTTCGTCAAGCCGGGCGGTTTGCTGGTCTACATCACCTGTTCGGTGTTCGATGCCGAGAACGGCGAGCAGGTCGCGGCCTTCCGCGAGCGCCATGAAGGCTTTGCGCCGGTCGATCATCGTCAGCTCTGGGATGGCCGCTTCCCTGGTCATGAAGGGGCCGCACGTATCGGCGAAGGCGGCGGCATCTCGCTGTCACCGGCGTTGAGCGGCACCGACGGGTTCTATTTCCACGCCCTGCGCCGGGCTGCTTGA
- a CDS encoding MIP family channel protein, whose amino-acid sequence MKTYLAEVLGTFLLVFIGTASVVTGGFGGALPLGQEGIGLAFGIGLIAAAYAIGPISGAHLNPAVTLGVFLAGRMPAKDVVPYWIAQVIGAIIASLALWIIVSGQAGGHTGGFGANGWDETKWGMSSAFLWELIGTFTFVTVILGVTNAKHTTAFAGLVIGLTLAGIHFAMIPVTGTSVNPARSIGPALFSGGAALSQLWLFIVAPLIGGAIAGVVAKAGIFEKD is encoded by the coding sequence ATGAAGACTTATCTGGCAGAAGTTCTCGGCACATTTTTGTTGGTGTTCATCGGCACCGCCTCCGTGGTCACGGGCGGTTTCGGCGGCGCGCTGCCGCTCGGACAGGAAGGCATCGGCCTGGCGTTCGGCATCGGTCTGATCGCCGCGGCCTATGCGATCGGCCCGATCTCGGGTGCGCATCTCAATCCGGCGGTGACGCTGGGCGTGTTCCTGGCGGGGCGGATGCCGGCCAAGGACGTCGTCCCCTACTGGATCGCGCAGGTCATCGGCGCCATCATCGCCTCGCTGGCGCTGTGGATCATCGTATCGGGCCAGGCTGGCGGCCACACCGGCGGCTTCGGCGCCAATGGCTGGGACGAGACGAAATGGGGCATGAGCTCGGCCTTCCTGTGGGAGCTGATCGGCACCTTCACCTTCGTCACGGTGATCCTCGGCGTCACCAACGCCAAGCACACCACCGCCTTTGCCGGCCTGGTCATCGGCCTGACGCTGGCGGGGATCCACTTCGCCATGATCCCGGTGACCGGCACCTCGGTCAATCCGGCGCGCTCGATCGGCCCGGCGCTGTTTTCGGGAGGTGCTGCGCTCAGCCAGCTCTGGCTGTTCATCGTCGCGCCGCTGATCGGCGGAGCGATCGCCGGCGTCGTCGCCAAGGCCGGCATCTTCGAAAAAGACTGA